The following are encoded together in the Culex pipiens pallens isolate TS chromosome 1, TS_CPP_V2, whole genome shotgun sequence genome:
- the LOC120417035 gene encoding leucine-rich repeat-containing protein 58-like has translation MISFLIVTCLGALAAATSEFSCSQPTDPNVHCVENRVLSSSLLTEQFNSKPKPALYLTNCTVVDGADLSSELLGNATELWILDGSAPKVHLKPSLKSFTSLRAGTGEVVIDPTDNFRLELFDLEGSLQGVPRNVQFLSRLAVLDLCQNRIESVDLDQFNGMSHLRKINLGWNRIRTVTATNVNLPALAELFLHGNQLTSLDLTHLNAPNLQRLYVASNQLERIDGFPAGFPLLARVDLHFNRWRCDWLRGAEELLTVNSVETLSYLPETVCNEAGTVKVSALQCEQ, from the coding sequence ATGATTTCGTTTCTAATCGTTACTTGTCTTGGAGCTCTGGCAGCAGCCACTTCAGAGTTCAGCTGCTCGCAGCCCACCGACCCAAACGTACACTGCGTTGAAAATCGTGTCCTGAGCTCTTCCCTCCTAACCGAGCAGTTCAACTCCAAACCGAAACCGGCGCTCTACCTGACCAACTGCACCGTCGTTGACGGCGCCGACCTCTCGTCGGAGCTTCTGGGCAACGCCACCGAACTATGGATCTTGGACGGATCCGCTCCAAAGGTGCACCTTAAACCCTCGCTAAAGTCCTTCACCAGCCTCCGCGCTGGAACGGGCGAAGTGGTCATCGATCCGACGGACAACTTCCGGCTGGAGCTATTCGACCTGGAAGGATCTCTGCAAGGTGTTCCCAGAAACGTTCAGTTTTTAAGCCGGCTTGCGGTGCTAGATTTGTGTCAGAACCGTATCGAAAGCGTCGATTTGGACCAGTTCAACGGCATGAGTCACCTCAGGAAGATCAACCTTGGCTGGAACCGGATTCGGACGGTGACGGCCACGAATGTGAACCTTCCAGCGCTGGCCGAACTGTTTCTTCATGGGAATCAACTGACCAGTCTGGATTTGACTCATCTAAACGCTCCAAATCTGCAACGGCTGTACGTGGCCTCGAACCAGTTGGAGCGGATTGACGGATTTCCGGCCGGGTTCCCACTGCTGGCCAGGGTGGATCTGCACTTCAACAGGTGGCGCTGTGACTGGTTGAGAGGGGCAGAGGAACTTCTGACGGTGAATAGTGTTGAAACGTTAAGCTATCTACCGGAAACGGTTTGTAACGAAGCTGGTACGGTTAAGGTGAGCGCATTACAGTGTGAGCAGTGA